AAAAATCGGATCAAATAGTAAATACGGTGACTGAGCGGAGTCTGAGCCGAACCTCAGCGTTTCTCATATTAACTCAGTGATTCTCAGCGTAACAATAATATTTATTACGCTGAGTTTCGCTGAGAAAATACTGAGTTTCGCTGAGAAATCTTTAAATTTTTTGCGTCTCTGCGTCTTTGCGTGAAAATACGTTTCTCGCAAAGACGCCAAGGCGCAAAGAATCAATAATTTAATAGGCAATAGATTTTTATCGGAGCAAATTGTAATTTTGGACTTTTATACCCTTTGAACTTTAAAAAATCGTTCAATTTAGTTCAAGATGTTTAAATAAGATTCGTTAGAGATCGGTTCATGTGTATTTTATTCGAAAACAGGCTTGTCTCATCTAAACACCAGCAAGAAAATAATCTCCCAATAATTTCATTGCAACTCAGTGGTTCAAAATGACGATTTTCTTGACCATTTCCGTTCCATTGAGGATGGCATGAAGGAAATATACCCCAGCGGCAAGATAAGATAAATCAATCTGAAAGCGGTTGGCCTCTTCAGTCACATTGAGGGTATTCTGGTAAAGAATCTTGCCCTGAAGGTTAAAAATTCTAAAATCAGCGGTTCCCGGATTGGGATTGGCAATGATCACGTCAACCAAGCCAGTTGAAGGATTAGGGAATACTTCCAGGCTATTGCTGAGCAGGTCAATTCTACAATTTCCGATACTTGTAGAATCATCCCCGTCAAGCTGTATCCAGTACTTTTTACCAAATTTAACAGGAAGGTCTTTTAAAAAGGCTGTTGCATCATTAGCCGAGCGGTCATCATTGGCCCCGATGATCGAATATTTGGAACTATTGCCCGACAAGATATCCGAACAGCTATCCGCCTCGTATACGGCAATCCGGTTATTCAGCAGGCCCGTATTGATGGTAACCTTTTCGCTCGAAGGCCCCCAAAAAGTAAACCAAATGGAATGGCTGAGAGAAGTGGAAGGACACCAGCTGTCACTCGAATAGCAACTACTGCGTGAAGGCTGAGGCTCATTGGTCTGAACCGAAGCACATTCGTTTGAAAATGTACCATTATTCCCCGGCCAAATTTGCTTGGCATTTTCTATATCATCATTCACTGGCATGTGAATTTGAAGCTGGACACTGTCAGAAGCCTGGCAAGTGCCAAAAATCCCGTCAACTTTTACCCAGGAAGAAAACGAACCGTATTTCCTTTCAGATGAAAGCAGGGATAAAAATAAAGTATCGGCGTCCTGTTTGTTGTTCATCTTATCAGCCCGCTCCACATCAAACGAATAGCTCATTGCCCCTGAGGCAATCAAAGGATAGCTATTCAAATCGCAGCCGCAAATAACATGATTCGACGGATATCCGGATAAAGTCACCTTAATGTCATTTTTGGCAGTAATATAATCCGTTTTAACCAGGGTATCCGATCCATAACTGTTAGAAGAAATTAAGGTAACCTTGTAAGATCCCGGTTCAGTGAATTCTATTTGGGGATTTTTTGATGTACAGGTTGTTCCATTGACAAATGAATAAGAATCAGGTGTTATTTTCCAAGTATAGGCCTGAGGAGAACGGGTACTTTCATTTTTGAAACTTATGGCCGTATTGGTACAAACTTCCTTGTACGCGGCAGAAAAGGCAGATAGAGGTTTTATCCTCATATAGTCACCATCCAAAGCTGTAGTACCGGTATTATCTGGATCAAGCCACGAATTTAGACTTTGGGAAACAAGCGAACTATGATCCCAGGATGTTGAAAATTTACCATAGAAATTTTTATTACCAGAACCCCCGTGTAGCTGGCCAATAACCCGTTTGTTGTCATCAAATAAGGGCGAACCGGACGAACCACCTTCAGTAGTCCCGGAATCAAACTGAACCTCCCAATGGGTATTTACTGCCGATTGAACATTATTATCCCATAAAATCGAACGATCATAACTAACCGGAGCATCATTATCGGTGGCAATACATTTTGGTTCTCCAGAAGGATGATGAATGCAGACACTGCTTTTAGGATTTCGGATGCTGACATCCCAGCCGGAAAAAAATGGACTATATGATTTTGGAGGATATTCTCTCAATTGCAATAAGGTAAAATCGGAATATGAATTTGAAGCTTTCAGGGTAGCACCTGATAAAGTATATTTTTCCACGGCATCACTGTCCG
The Bacteroidota bacterium genome window above contains:
- a CDS encoding T9SS type A sorting domain-containing protein codes for the protein MTFKLIGISSTLFAQISVPDIPESFLIKTKGKILIPDTLLQAIDTAKLVAETKASGIDNRYGVVQQINIDLKKQGTKTLIPGKGYIWQFQLHSSGTYSLGVRFSKFCLPLGAKVFIYDEQKSKILGAFTSLNNNERNQLTIADLKGKNAIIEYFEPFNPEFEGSLVVGSVTQSFVDLTSTVLGRIGINCPEGANWQDHKHAVCRMTFDDYVYSYFCTGFLVNNVRQDGTPYFMTANHCISTDYEASTLITYFNYENSTCSDSDAVEKYTLSGATLKASNSYSDFTLLQLREYPPKSYSPFFSGWDVSIRNPKSSVCIHHPSGEPKCIATDNDAPVSYDRSILWDNNVQSAVNTHWEVQFDSGTTEGGSSGSPLFDDNKRVIGQLHGGSGNKNFYGKFSTSWDHSSLVSQSLNSWLDPDNTGTTALDGDYMRIKPLSAFSAAYKEVCTNTAISFKNESTRSPQAYTWKITPDSYSFVNGTTCTSKNPQIEFTEPGSYKVTLISSNSYGSDTLVKTDYITAKNDIKVTLSGYPSNHVICGCDLNSYPLIASGAMSYSFDVERADKMNNKQDADTLFLSLLSSERKYGSFSSWVKVDGIFGTCQASDSVQLQIHMPVNDDIENAKQIWPGNNGTFSNECASVQTNEPQPSRSSCYSSDSWCPSTSLSHSIWFTFWGPSSEKVTINTGLLNNRIAVYEADSCSDILSGNSSKYSIIGANDDRSANDATAFLKDLPVKFGKKYWIQLDGDDSTSIGNCRIDLLSNSLEVFPNPSTGLVDVIIANPNPGTADFRIFNLQGKILYQNTLNVTEEANRFQIDLSYLAAGVYFLHAILNGTEMVKKIVILNH